A portion of the Streptomyces platensis genome contains these proteins:
- a CDS encoding DUF881 domain-containing protein translates to MSNSADSPDRPTRSRLRPVRLLTLVVFALAGLMFWLSFDTARGTNLRSDDSMLRLSDLIQERSHKNGAQDDRNATLRGEVDALAQRDNGSSRAEEAKLKALEKKAGTKPVKGQGVTVTLTDAPPNATAKIPGLPEPQPNDLVIHQQDLQAVVNALWHGGAKGIKVMDQRLISTSAVRCVGNTLILQGRVYSPPYKVTAVGNREALINALTASPAIQNYLQYVNAYGLGWKVDQHEAVTLPGYSGTVDLHYAQPVKP, encoded by the coding sequence TTGAGCAATTCCGCTGACTCCCCCGACCGCCCCACCCGCTCCCGCCTGCGGCCCGTACGGCTCCTCACCCTGGTCGTGTTCGCGCTCGCCGGGCTGATGTTCTGGCTGAGCTTCGACACCGCGCGGGGCACGAATCTGCGCTCGGACGACTCGATGCTGCGGTTGTCCGACCTCATCCAGGAACGCAGCCACAAAAACGGTGCCCAGGACGACCGTAACGCCACCCTGCGGGGAGAGGTCGACGCGCTCGCGCAGCGCGACAACGGCAGCTCCCGGGCCGAGGAGGCCAAGCTCAAGGCGCTGGAGAAGAAGGCCGGCACCAAGCCGGTGAAGGGGCAGGGCGTGACGGTCACGCTCACCGACGCCCCGCCCAACGCCACCGCCAAGATCCCCGGGCTGCCCGAGCCGCAGCCCAACGACCTGGTCATCCACCAGCAGGACCTCCAGGCCGTGGTGAACGCCCTGTGGCACGGCGGCGCCAAGGGCATCAAGGTCATGGACCAGCGGCTGATCTCCACCAGCGCGGTGCGCTGCGTCGGCAACACCCTGATCCTCCAGGGCCGGGTCTACTCCCCGCCGTACAAGGTCACCGCCGTCGGCAACCGCGAGGCCCTCATCAACGCACTGACCGCGTCCCCCGCCATCCAGAACTATCTCCAGTACGTGAACGCCTACGGCCTGGGCTGGAAAGTCGACCAGCACGAGGCGGTGACTCTTCCCGGCTACTCCGGCACAGTGGATCTCCACTACGCACAGCCTGTGAAGCCGTAG
- the crgA gene encoding cell division protein CrgA → MPKSRIRKKDDFTPPPAKTTNLKMSSGRGWVAPLMLAMFLIGLVWIVMFYVSEGDLPIAAMGNWNIVCGFGFIAVGFGVSTQWK, encoded by the coding sequence GTGCCGAAGTCACGGATCCGCAAGAAGGACGACTTCACGCCGCCGCCAGCGAAGACCACCAACCTGAAGATGAGCTCAGGCCGTGGCTGGGTGGCGCCGCTGATGTTGGCGATGTTCCTCATCGGGCTGGTGTGGATCGTGATGTTCTACGTCTCCGAGGGCGATCTGCCCATCGCCGCCATGGGCAACTGGAACATCGTGTGTGGCTTCGGCTTCATCGCGGTGGGCTTCGGCGTATCCACCCAGTGGAAGTAG
- a CDS encoding rhomboid family intramembrane serine protease, whose product MDQVPGSPKEPQDARDDDGLPGCHRHPDRPSGIRCTRCDRPICPECMVSASVGFQCPECVRGGAGTGHAPQAAAPRTIAGGTIAADPRLITKILLGLNAAVFVAVLATGGELSPLVHRLDLLGLDADPSRHQLIGVAEGEWYRLLTAMFLHQQIAHFAFNMLSLWWLGPPLEAALGRLRFIALYVLAGLGGSALSYLLAAPGQPSLGASGAIFGLLGATAVLLRRLNYDMKPVLILLGINLAFTFLWPNIAWQAHVGGLVVGAAVAFGMVHAPRDRRTLVHAATCAVAFLAVIAVVWVRTLQLVG is encoded by the coding sequence ATGGACCAGGTGCCAGGCAGCCCGAAGGAGCCGCAGGACGCGCGGGATGACGATGGCCTGCCGGGCTGCCACCGCCACCCGGATCGCCCCAGCGGCATCCGCTGCACTCGCTGTGACCGGCCCATATGCCCCGAGTGCATGGTCAGTGCCTCGGTCGGCTTCCAGTGCCCGGAGTGTGTACGGGGCGGTGCCGGCACCGGTCACGCACCGCAGGCCGCGGCGCCGCGCACGATCGCGGGCGGCACCATCGCGGCCGATCCGCGGCTGATCACCAAGATCCTGCTGGGCCTCAACGCCGCCGTGTTCGTCGCCGTGCTGGCGACGGGCGGTGAACTGAGCCCGCTGGTCCACCGGCTCGATCTGCTCGGGCTCGACGCCGACCCGAGCCGGCATCAGCTCATCGGTGTCGCCGAGGGCGAGTGGTACCGCCTGCTGACCGCGATGTTCCTGCACCAGCAGATCGCGCACTTCGCGTTCAACATGCTCTCGCTGTGGTGGCTGGGCCCGCCGCTGGAGGCGGCGCTCGGCCGGCTGCGGTTCATCGCGCTCTATGTGCTGGCCGGCCTGGGCGGCAGCGCCCTGTCGTATCTCCTCGCCGCACCGGGCCAGCCCTCGCTGGGCGCCTCCGGCGCGATCTTCGGCCTGCTCGGTGCGACGGCCGTACTCCTGCGGCGGCTGAATTACGACATGAAGCCGGTGCTGATCCTGCTCGGCATCAACCTGGCCTTCACGTTCCTGTGGCCGAACATCGCCTGGCAGGCCCATGTCGGCGGCCTGGTGGTGGGCGCCGCGGTGGCGTTCGGAATGGTGCATGCGCCGCGCGACCGCCGGACGCTGGTGCACGCCGCGACCTGCGCGGTGGCGTTCCTGGCAGTCATCGCGGTGGTGTGGGTCCGGACCCTTCAGCTGGTGGGCTGA
- a CDS encoding peptidylprolyl isomerase, whose amino-acid sequence MAEQLYATLKTNQGDIEIRLLPNHAPKTVKNFVELAQGEREWTHPATGKKSTDRLYDGTVFHRVISGFMIQGGDPLGNGTGGPGYEFGDEFHPDLAFNKPYLLAMANAGPGTNGSQFFITVGATAWLTGKHTIFGEVSSEASKKVVDAIAATQTNPRTDRPLQDVVIESVAIETR is encoded by the coding sequence GTGGCTGAGCAGCTCTACGCCACCCTGAAGACGAACCAGGGCGACATCGAGATTCGGCTCCTGCCGAACCATGCACCGAAGACGGTCAAGAACTTCGTCGAGCTCGCCCAGGGTGAGCGGGAGTGGACCCACCCGGCGACCGGCAAGAAGTCCACGGACCGGCTCTACGACGGCACCGTCTTCCACCGGGTGATCAGCGGCTTCATGATCCAGGGCGGCGACCCGCTGGGCAACGGCACCGGCGGCCCCGGCTACGAGTTCGGGGACGAGTTCCACCCCGACCTGGCCTTCAACAAGCCGTACCTGCTGGCCATGGCCAACGCCGGTCCGGGCACGAACGGCTCGCAGTTCTTCATCACCGTCGGCGCCACCGCGTGGCTGACCGGCAAGCACACCATCTTCGGTGAGGTCAGCAGCGAGGCGAGCAAGAAGGTCGTCGACGCCATCGCCGCCACCCAGACCAACCCGCGCACCGACCGTCCGCTCCAGGACGTCGTGATCGAGTCGGTGGCCATCGAGACCCGCTGA
- a CDS encoding DUF5324 family protein, with amino-acid sequence MTRKKSVRAATDTAKDSVRHAAEVVAPYAGTAKEAAVHFAHEARTRTAPKVAEAAHQARAQYEAHLHPRIEHARGTLPPKVDAAATRAACRTRKAARQAADYTAPRLEHAVTHARAAAEPVRDEAVARGAAALAALRGQVTAAEIAKLQKKHSRRAKCGKLAKRLTVLGILAGGAIAAWKWWDKQANPDWLVEPPAPTEVSDRGRLSAVDGSEGAALDPDVQAKQAEADERRGGTT; translated from the coding sequence GTGACCCGCAAGAAGAGCGTGCGCGCCGCGACCGATACGGCCAAGGACAGCGTGCGGCACGCAGCGGAGGTGGTGGCTCCGTATGCCGGTACGGCCAAGGAAGCCGCCGTGCACTTCGCTCACGAGGCCCGCACACGAACGGCTCCCAAGGTGGCCGAGGCCGCTCATCAGGCACGTGCGCAGTACGAAGCGCATCTGCACCCGCGTATCGAGCACGCCCGAGGCACGCTGCCGCCCAAGGTGGACGCCGCGGCGACCCGGGCCGCCTGCCGGACCCGTAAGGCGGCCCGCCAGGCTGCCGACTACACGGCACCGCGGCTGGAGCACGCGGTGACCCACGCCCGCGCCGCGGCCGAGCCGGTTCGCGACGAGGCCGTCGCCCGCGGTGCCGCCGCGCTCGCCGCGCTCCGCGGCCAGGTGACGGCCGCCGAGATCGCCAAGCTCCAGAAGAAGCACAGCCGCCGGGCCAAGTGCGGCAAGCTCGCCAAGCGCCTCACGGTGCTGGGCATCCTGGCCGGCGGGGCGATCGCCGCCTGGAAGTGGTGGGACAAGCAGGCCAACCCGGACTGGCTGGTCGAGCCGCCGGCTCCGACCGAGGTCAGCGACCGCGGCCGGCTGAGCGCGGTCGACGGCAGCGAGGGCGCCGCGCTGGACCCCGACGTCCAGGCCAAGCAGGCCGAGGCCGATGAACGCCGCGGCGGCACGACCTGA
- a CDS encoding helix-turn-helix domain-containing protein, with translation MDSAQQEATARARELQRSWYGEPLGALFRRLIDDLGLNQARLAAVLGLSAPMLSQLMSGQRAKIGNPAVVQRVQALQDLAGQVADGSVSAAEATDRMEEIKKTAGGSVLNNTAQQTSSTGATTVRRVVREIQSLLRSVADAGDIIDAANTLAPAHPELAEFLRVYGAGRTADAVAHYEAHQS, from the coding sequence ATGGACTCAGCACAGCAGGAAGCCACCGCGCGGGCCCGGGAGCTCCAGCGCAGTTGGTACGGGGAGCCTCTGGGTGCGCTGTTCCGCCGTCTCATCGACGATCTCGGCCTGAACCAGGCCCGGCTGGCCGCTGTGCTCGGTCTGTCCGCCCCGATGCTGTCCCAGCTGATGAGCGGGCAGCGCGCGAAGATAGGCAACCCGGCCGTGGTGCAGCGGGTGCAGGCGCTGCAAGACCTGGCCGGACAGGTCGCCGACGGCAGCGTCAGCGCCGCCGAGGCCACCGACCGCATGGAAGAGATCAAGAAGACGGCGGGCGGCTCGGTGCTGAACAACACCGCACAGCAGACGTCGTCCACGGGGGCGACCACGGTGCGGCGCGTGGTGCGGGAGATCCAGTCACTGCTGCGGTCGGTCGCCGACGCCGGGGACATCATCGATGCGGCGAACACCCTCGCCCCGGCTCACCCCGAACTGGCAGAGTTCCTCCGGGTCTACGGTGCCGGTCGCACCGCGGACGCGGTCGCCCATTACGAGGCGCACCAGAGTTAG
- a CDS encoding serine/threonine protein kinase — protein sequence MGEVFAGRYELIDPIGRGGVGAVWRAWDARRRRYVAAKVLQQSDAHTLLRFVREQALRIDHPHVLAPASWAADDDKVLFTMDLVNGGSLAHLIGDYGPLPPRFVCTLLDQLLAGLTAVHAEGVVHRDIKPANVLLEATGTGRPHLRLSDFGIAMRKGEPRLTEANYVVGTPGYFAPEQLLGAEPDFPADLFAVGLVALYLITGTKPDAEAMSRHFTQHGIPNAPEGVPEPLWQVLASLVHPDPDARFKTATGARKAILSAVELLPDVTIEEEIVEVFDHIGPLPAGFGPDGPLRPRGPAGTATAGATTGTGATGQVSMSDTGSFQLAPPEPSTPPTPTPTPMPMAAPGSPYAGHGGTYTGHSGTYTGHGDTPTGQSGTFTGQSGTFTGHGDAGTGHGGAPTGYGTPAGQPVSSGMPPPPAPAYEPTAAAHPERSATRPYTAGPLPVPGQPPAGTAVTVPSPAHPAPYRKPGPPAKVAVPVLIVALLCIAVGVWALIAA from the coding sequence ATGGGTGAGGTCTTCGCCGGTCGGTATGAGCTGATCGACCCGATCGGGCGGGGTGGGGTGGGCGCGGTCTGGCGCGCCTGGGACGCCCGGCGCCGCCGCTACGTCGCCGCCAAGGTGCTGCAACAGAGCGACGCGCACACCCTGCTGCGCTTCGTCCGTGAACAGGCACTGCGGATCGACCATCCGCATGTGCTGGCCCCGGCGAGCTGGGCCGCGGACGACGACAAGGTGCTGTTCACCATGGATCTGGTGAACGGCGGCTCGCTGGCGCATCTGATCGGGGATTACGGCCCGTTGCCGCCGCGGTTCGTGTGCACCCTCCTGGATCAGCTGCTGGCCGGGCTGACCGCGGTGCACGCGGAGGGGGTGGTGCACCGCGACATCAAGCCGGCGAACGTGCTGCTGGAGGCCACCGGCACCGGGCGGCCGCACTTGCGGCTGTCCGACTTCGGCATCGCGATGCGCAAGGGCGAGCCACGGCTCACCGAGGCCAACTACGTGGTGGGCACGCCCGGTTATTTCGCTCCCGAGCAACTGCTGGGCGCCGAACCGGACTTCCCCGCCGACCTGTTCGCGGTCGGCCTGGTCGCGCTCTATCTGATCACCGGCACCAAGCCGGACGCCGAGGCGATGAGCCGGCACTTCACCCAGCACGGCATCCCGAACGCGCCCGAGGGCGTCCCGGAGCCGCTGTGGCAGGTGCTGGCCTCCCTGGTACACCCGGATCCGGATGCGCGGTTCAAGACGGCTACCGGGGCGCGGAAGGCGATTCTGTCGGCCGTCGAGCTGCTGCCGGACGTGACGATCGAGGAAGAGATCGTCGAGGTCTTCGACCACATAGGGCCGCTGCCGGCCGGCTTCGGGCCGGACGGGCCGCTGCGTCCCAGGGGCCCGGCGGGAACCGCGACGGCCGGCGCCACCACGGGCACCGGGGCCACCGGACAGGTCTCCATGTCGGACACCGGCAGCTTCCAGCTCGCCCCGCCGGAGCCGAGCACCCCGCCGACGCCCACGCCCACCCCGATGCCGATGGCCGCGCCGGGCAGCCCGTACGCGGGCCATGGCGGCACGTACACGGGCCACAGCGGCACGTACACCGGTCACGGCGACACCCCAACGGGCCAGAGCGGCACCTTCACGGGCCAGAGCGGCACCTTCACGGGCCACGGCGACGCCGGCACCGGCCACGGCGGTGCGCCCACCGGCTACGGCACGCCGGCCGGGCAGCCCGTCTCGTCCGGCATGCCGCCGCCCCCGGCGCCCGCGTACGAGCCGACGGCCGCCGCCCACCCGGAACGGTCCGCGACCCGCCCCTATACGGCGGGCCCGCTGCCGGTCCCCGGGCAACCCCCCGCGGGCACCGCCGTCACCGTGCCGTCCCCGGCCCACCCCGCCCCGTACAGAAAGCCGGGCCCGCCCGCGAAGGTCGCGGTCCCGGTGCTGATCGTGGCGTTGCTGTGCATCGCGGTCGGCGTATGGGCCCTGATCGCCGCCTGA
- a CDS encoding DLW-39 family protein yields MKKLLLVALAAIGGLLVYRQIQADRAEQDLWTEATDSVPAGSGV; encoded by the coding sequence GTGAAGAAGCTTCTCCTGGTCGCACTGGCCGCCATCGGCGGGCTCCTCGTGTACCGCCAGATCCAGGCGGATCGCGCCGAGCAGGATCTGTGGACGGAGGCGACCGACTCCGTGCCCGCAGGTTCGGGTGTCTGA
- a CDS encoding DUF3566 domain-containing protein: MSGATGAAAGGSGAEKGSSSGPATVTEDSARGSAVSDTGPRDEGSHQGEPVTDARQPQPQPQGKAGSGAQQPYQPPQAYPTEAGQSGEQAVRRPRTGATTAPRTRKARLRVARADPWSVMKVSFLLSIALGICTVVAVAVLWMVMNAMGVFSTVGATISEATGSSEGGGFDLQSFLSLPRALLFTSIIAVIDVVLATALATLGAFIYNLSAGFVGGVELTLAEDE; encoded by the coding sequence GTGAGTGGAGCCACGGGCGCTGCGGCGGGTGGATCGGGAGCTGAGAAGGGCTCCTCGTCCGGACCCGCGACCGTGACGGAGGACAGCGCCCGTGGCTCCGCCGTTTCCGACACCGGCCCCCGGGACGAGGGCTCACATCAAGGGGAACCCGTGACCGATGCCCGCCAGCCGCAGCCGCAGCCCCAGGGGAAGGCCGGGAGCGGCGCACAGCAGCCGTATCAGCCGCCTCAGGCGTATCCCACCGAGGCCGGGCAGAGCGGCGAGCAGGCGGTGCGCCGGCCCCGTACGGGCGCCACCACGGCCCCGCGGACCCGCAAGGCCCGGCTGCGGGTGGCCCGCGCCGATCCGTGGTCGGTGATGAAGGTCAGTTTCCTGCTCTCCATCGCGCTGGGCATCTGCACGGTCGTGGCCGTCGCGGTGCTGTGGATGGTCATGAACGCGATGGGCGTCTTCTCCACGGTCGGCGCCACGATCAGCGAGGCCACCGGCTCCAGTGAGGGCGGCGGCTTCGATCTCCAGTCGTTCCTGTCGCTGCCGCGGGCGCTGCTGTTCACCTCGATCATCGCGGTGATCGACGTGGTGCTGGCGACGGCCCTGGCCACGCTCGGTGCCTTCATCTACAACCTGTCGGCCGGGTTCGTCGGAGGCGTGGAGCTCACCCTCGCCGAGGACGAGTGA
- the gyrA gene encoding DNA gyrase subunit A, with translation MADENPPVTPDGVTAEGAPAAIEGVGMRVEPVGLETEMQRSYLDYAMSVIVSRALPDVRDGLKPVHRRVLYAMYDGGYRPEKGFYKCARVVGDVMGTYHPHGDSSIYDALVRLAQPWSMRMPLVDSNGNFGSPGNDPAAAMRYTECKMKSLSMEMLRDIDEETVDFQDNYDGRNQEPTVLPARFPNLLINGSAGIAVGMATNIPPHNLREVAAGAQWALEHPEASSEELLDALIERIKGPDFPTGALVVGRKGIEEAYRTGRGSITMRAVVAVEEIQNRQCLVVTELPYQVNPDNLAQKIADLVKDGKVGGIADVRDETSSRTGQRLVIVLKRDAVAKVVLNNLYKHTDLQTNFGANMLALVDGVPRTLSLDAFIRNWVTHQVEVIVRRTKFRLRKAEERAHILRGLLKALDAIDEVIALIRRSETVEVAREGLMGLLTIDEIQANAILEMQLRRLAALERQKITAEHDELQRKINEYNAILASPERQRQIISEELAAIVEKFGDDRRSKLVPFEGDMSIEDLIAEEDIVVTITRGGYVKRTKTDDYRSQKRGGKGVRGTKLKEDDIVDHFFVSTTHHWLLFFTNKGRVYRAKAYELPDAGRDARGQHVANLLAFQPDEQIAQILAIRDYEAMPYLVLATKAGLVKKTPLKDYDSPRSGGVIAINLREQEDGTDDELIGAELVSETDDLLLISKKAQSIRFTATDEALRPMGRATSGVKGMSFREGDELLSMNVVRANTYVFTATDGGYAKRTAVDEYRVQGRGGLGIKAAKIVEDRGSLVGALVVEETDEILAVTLGGGVIRTRVNEVRETGRDTMGVQLINLGKRDAVVGIAWNAEASREAEEVDGGDEPDETGADGAVPAETEGEQPAAE, from the coding sequence ATGGCCGACGAGAACCCCCCTGTGACCCCGGACGGCGTGACCGCCGAGGGCGCGCCCGCCGCCATCGAAGGCGTCGGGATGCGCGTCGAGCCCGTCGGGCTCGAAACGGAGATGCAGCGCTCCTACCTCGACTACGCGATGTCCGTCATCGTCTCGCGTGCGCTGCCGGACGTCCGGGACGGCCTCAAGCCCGTCCACCGCCGCGTCCTGTACGCGATGTACGACGGCGGCTACCGCCCGGAGAAGGGCTTCTACAAGTGCGCCCGCGTCGTCGGCGACGTCATGGGTACGTACCACCCGCACGGCGACTCCTCGATCTACGACGCCCTGGTGCGGCTGGCGCAGCCCTGGTCGATGCGGATGCCGCTGGTCGACTCCAACGGCAACTTCGGCTCTCCGGGCAACGACCCGGCCGCGGCCATGCGGTACACCGAGTGCAAGATGAAGTCGCTGTCCATGGAGATGCTCCGGGACATCGACGAGGAGACCGTCGACTTCCAGGACAACTACGACGGCCGTAACCAGGAGCCGACGGTCCTGCCGGCGCGCTTCCCGAACCTGCTGATCAACGGCTCGGCCGGTATCGCGGTCGGTATGGCGACGAACATCCCGCCGCACAACCTGCGCGAGGTCGCGGCCGGTGCCCAGTGGGCGCTGGAGCACCCCGAGGCCTCCAGCGAGGAGCTGCTGGACGCGCTGATCGAGCGCATCAAGGGCCCCGACTTCCCCACCGGCGCACTGGTCGTGGGCCGCAAGGGCATCGAGGAGGCCTACCGCACGGGCCGTGGCTCGATCACGATGCGCGCGGTGGTGGCGGTCGAGGAGATCCAGAACCGCCAGTGCCTGGTGGTCACCGAGCTGCCGTACCAGGTCAACCCGGACAACCTCGCGCAGAAGATCGCCGACCTGGTCAAGGACGGCAAGGTCGGCGGCATCGCGGACGTCCGCGACGAGACGTCCTCCCGTACGGGCCAGCGTCTGGTCATCGTCCTCAAGCGGGACGCGGTCGCCAAGGTCGTCCTCAACAACCTCTACAAGCACACCGACCTTCAGACCAACTTCGGCGCGAACATGCTCGCGCTGGTCGACGGGGTGCCGCGCACGCTCTCGCTGGACGCCTTCATCCGCAACTGGGTGACGCACCAGGTCGAGGTCATCGTCCGCCGGACGAAGTTCCGCCTGCGCAAGGCCGAGGAGCGGGCGCACATCCTGCGCGGTCTGCTCAAGGCGCTGGACGCCATCGACGAGGTCATCGCGCTGATCCGGCGCAGTGAGACGGTCGAGGTCGCGCGCGAGGGCCTGATGGGCCTGCTGACGATCGACGAGATCCAGGCGAACGCGATCCTGGAGATGCAGCTGCGCCGGCTGGCCGCCCTGGAGCGCCAGAAGATCACCGCTGAGCACGACGAGCTCCAGCGCAAGATCAACGAGTACAACGCGATCCTGGCCTCCCCGGAGCGGCAGCGCCAGATCATCAGCGAGGAACTCGCCGCGATCGTCGAGAAGTTCGGCGACGACCGGCGCTCCAAGCTGGTGCCCTTCGAGGGCGACATGTCCATCGAGGACCTGATCGCCGAGGAGGACATCGTCGTCACGATCACCCGTGGCGGCTATGTGAAGCGGACGAAGACCGACGACTACCGCTCGCAGAAGCGCGGCGGCAAGGGCGTCCGGGGCACGAAGCTCAAGGAAGACGACATCGTCGACCACTTCTTCGTCTCGACGACCCACCACTGGCTGCTGTTCTTCACGAACAAGGGCCGGGTCTACCGCGCCAAGGCGTACGAACTCCCCGACGCGGGACGGGACGCGCGGGGTCAGCATGTGGCCAATCTCCTCGCCTTCCAGCCGGACGAGCAGATCGCGCAGATCCTGGCGATCCGCGACTACGAGGCCATGCCGTATCTGGTGCTCGCCACCAAGGCCGGCCTGGTGAAGAAGACACCGCTCAAGGACTACGACTCGCCGCGGTCCGGTGGTGTCATCGCGATCAACCTGCGCGAGCAGGAGGACGGCACGGACGACGAGCTGATCGGCGCCGAGCTGGTGTCGGAGACCGACGATCTGCTGCTGATCAGCAAGAAGGCCCAGTCGATCCGCTTCACGGCGACCGACGAGGCGCTCCGCCCGATGGGCCGGGCCACCTCCGGTGTGAAGGGCATGAGCTTCCGCGAGGGCGACGAGCTGCTCTCGATGAACGTGGTCCGCGCCAACACCTACGTCTTCACCGCCACGGACGGCGGCTACGCCAAGCGCACCGCGGTCGACGAGTACCGCGTCCAGGGCCGCGGCGGTCTGGGCATCAAGGCCGCCAAGATCGTGGAGGACCGGGGTTCCCTGGTCGGCGCGCTGGTCGTCGAGGAGACGGATGAGATCCTCGCGGTGACGCTCGGGGGTGGCGTGATCCGTACGCGGGTCAACGAGGTGCGGGAAACGGGCCGTGACACCATGGGCGTCCAACTGATCAACCTGGGCAAGCGTGATGCCGTTGTCGGCATCGCATGGAACGCCGAGGCCAGCCGGGAAGCCGAAGAGGTCGACGGGGGCGACGAGCCCGACGAGACCGGGGCGGACGGTGCCGTGCCTGCGGAGACCGAGGGCGAGCAGCCCGCGGCGGAGTAA